One Actinomycetota bacterium genomic window, TGGTCACCGGGGCCTCGGGCAAGACGCTCGCCATGTTCCGGTGCACGCAGCTCGTGCTGTATCCGCGGGAAAGAGGGCGCGCTCGCCTGGCCTAGAATCGCGTTCATGGTTCGTCGGTTCCTGGCGACACGACGGGGTCTCCTGCTCGTCCTCGCCCTGGAGGCGATGGTGCTGTTGGTGATCCTCCCGAGGGTCCTGAAGCATCTCCCAGTTGCCATATACCTGGTCGCGTTGTGGGGACTCGCCACCGCCCTCTACTTCAGCAACTACCGAATGTGGCGCCGGCTTCAGCGTTCGCCTCAGCCTCGCCGCTCGAACTGACGCCCCTCCCTCTTCGCCGGGCCGGAGTGGGTTCCTAGGTCGACGGGGCCACGGACTCCACGTCGAAGTCCGGCCGCGACGTGGAGCGCCCTGCCTGGGCGGGCGTCCGGGCCTGGACCGCTCGCAGCACGCGCTGGAACACCTCGTCCTCCGAGCCCTCGCCGTCGACCGTGATGAGCTGGCGGCCGTAGTGCGCCCGCAGCATCGGCGCTTCCCGTTGGTACTCCTCGAGCCGGTGCAGGAACACCTCCGGCCGGTCGTCGGCCCGCTTCTCGAACTGGGAGCGCAGCACCATCCGCGCGGCGAGCGTTCCGGGGTCCACGGTGATCTCGACCACCGCCTCCACCGGCCACCCCCGGGCCTCCAGCACCTCGTCGAGCCACCGCGCTTGCGTGGCCGTCCGCGGGAAGCCGTCGAGGACGAACCCGCCGTGCAGGGCCGGGACCACCAGCGTCTCCACCAAGTCGTCCGGCACGAGCCTCCCGTGCG contains:
- a CDS encoding nucleoside monophosphate kinase, whose translation is MEPPHALRRIVMLGPPASGKGTQGILLAAALQVPHVSAGQLLRRSVAEGDPYGLAELLSHGRLVPDDLVETLVVPALHGGFVLDGFPRTATQARWLDEVLEARGWPVEAVVEITVDPGTLAARMVLRSQFEKRADDRPEVFLHRLEEYQREAPMLRAHYGRQLITVDGEGSEDEVFQRVLRAVQARTPAQAGRSTSRPDFDVESVAPST